Below is a genomic region from Tepidiforma bonchosmolovskayae.
CCGCCATCGCCAACGCCGTCGTCATCGATACCTACCGCCGCGAACGCGCCATCGGCGTCCTCGCCCTGATTACCCTCTCCATCGCCCTCGCCCCGATGATTGCGCCCGTCTTCGGCGGCCTCATCCAGGAGTACGCCACCTGGCGCGTCGTCTTCGTCCTCCAGGGCGGCGTCGGGGTGCTGCTCGCCGCCACATTCTTCGCGCTCATCCCGGAAACGAACCGCGCCCCCGACCCGTCCGCCCTCCGGCCGTCCCGGCTGGCCGCCAACTACCGCCGCCTCTTCCGCTCCCGCACGTTCGCCACGGCCGCCGTCCTCATGGGCCTCCTCTTCGCCGGCCAGCTCATCTTCATCTCCACCAGCTCCTTCGTCCTGGTCGATGACCTCGGCGCCAGCCCCGTCGTCTTCGGCCTCAGCTTCGGTTTCGTCTCCTTCGGGATCATGGCCGGCGCAACCATCTGCCGCCGCCTCAGCCGGCGGTGGCCCCCCGGGCGCATCGTCTTCGTCGCTGCTGCGATGGGCTGGGCCGCCGCGCTCGCCATGGCCGCGCTGGCCGTCGCCGGGCTTGCCAGCCTCCCCGCCACCGTGCTGCCCGCGTTCATCATCCTCGCCGGCAACGGTATGGCCCGCCCCGCCGCGACCGCCACCGCCCTCGCCGACTTCCCCGAGACCGCCGGCCTCGCCTCGGCCGTCCTCGGCTTCACCCAGATGGCGATCGCCTCCGGCTGCAGCATCCTCTTCAGCGCCCTCGTCGAGCCCGGGCCCGGCACCCTCGCCGGCGGCATGGCGCTCGCCTCCACGGCAGCGTTCGCGCTCTTCGCGCTCGCCCGGCCCCCTGCCTTCAGCCTCCGCTCGCCTGGGCCGGGAACGGGTGCTGCCGCCGCCACAGGTACGCCAGCGCCCCCGTCGCCACGGCCACGTTGAGCGATTCCACCCGCGGGTCCATCGGCAGCGCCACCCGGAAGTCGCTCTCCCGCAGCAGGAGCTGCCCCACGCCCTCGCCCTCGCTCCCCACGATCAGCGCCGTCCGCCCCGGCCAGTCGAATTCCGTTGCCGCCGCACTCCCCTCGCCCGCGTCCGCGGCCACCACCCAGTAGTTCGCCTCTTTCAGCGTCCGCACGGCCATCGCAAGGTTCTGCGGCGCAGCGACCGGCGCAACGAAGCTCAGCCCTGCGCTCGCCCGGTGCACCCCCGGCGTGATCAGCGCGCCCCGCCGCAGCGGCAGCACCACCGCATCGGCCCCGACCGCCACCGCCGTCCGCAGGATCGCCCCCACGTTCTGCGGGTCGGTCACCCGGTCGAGCAGCAGCACCAGCGACCGCTGCCCGGCCTGCCGCGCCGCCGCCTTCAGGTCGATCGGCTCCACTGGCCGCACCCTGGCCAGGATCCCCTGGTGCACCCCGTCGCCGGTCAGCTCATCGAGCCGCTGCGCCTCCACCCCCTCGACCCGCAGGCCGGCTTCCCGCGCCCGCTCGGCCAGCGCCAGCACCCGGTCGTTCGAAGTCTCCCGGTAGAAAAGCACCGACTTCGCGTGCCCCGTCGCAATCGCCATCGACACCGCGTTGATGCCGAACGCGATATCGTCCGGAGTGCTGTGCGGCTTCGGGCGGAGGCGCGCCATGCACGGAGTTTCGCACGCCCGCCCCGGAGGCGCGCCGCCGCTCCTATGCCGTACCCTGTTTCGTGATGGCTTCCCGAACCGGCCGCCCCGTCGCCGCTGTGCTCACGCTCGGCTGCAAGCTCAACCTCGCCGATTCCGGCGAAATCGCCGCCGGGCTCCGCAGCGCCGGCTTCGAAGTCGTCGACCAGGTCTGCGAAGCCGACGCCTACGTCATCAACACCTGCTCCGTCACCCACGTCGCCGACGCCAAGTCGCGCAAGCTGATCCGGTCGATGCGCCGGCTCGCGCCCCAGGCCCGTGTCGCCGTCACCGGCTGCTACCCCCAGTCGGCCGGGTTCGATGCCGTGCGCGAACTCGGCGCCGACTTCGTCGCCGGCACCCGCGACGCCGACAAGTCCGAACTCGTCCGCTTCCTCGCCGCCGGCGCCGCTGCCCCGGCCGCGCCGGGCGAATCCTCGCCGGCTCCGCTCGCGCCCGGGCTCACCCGCGCCTTCGTCAAGGCCCAGGAAGGCTGCAACGATGTCTGCGCCTTCTGCATCGTGCCCCGCACCCGCGGCCGCGAAGAGAGCCGCCCGGTCGAGGCCGTCGCCGCCGAAGTCCAGCGCGCCGTCGAGGCCGGCGCCCGCGAGGTCGTCGTCACCGGCACCCAGCTCGGCGCCTGGGGCCGCGACCTCGACCCGCCGCTCCGCCCGCACCACCTCATTTCCGGCATCCTCGAACGCACCGAAGTCCTCCGCCTCCGCTTCAGCTCGCTCCAGCCCCAGGACATCACGCCCGAGCTGCTGGCCCTCTGGCAGGACCCCCGGCTCATGCCCCACTTCCACCTCGCCCTCCAGTCCGGCTCCGAAGCCATCCTCGCCGCGATGCGCCGCCGCTACACCGCCGCCGAATTCCTCCGGGCCGCCGAGCGGATCCGCGCCGCCGTCCCGGGCGTCGCCATCACCACCGACGTCATCGCCGGCTTCCCCGGCGAAACCGAGGCCGACTTCGCCGCCACCCTCGCCCTCTGCCGCGAAGTCGGCTTCGCCCGCATCCACGCCTTCCCCTACTCGCAGCGGAGCCGCACCGCGGCTGCCCGGATGCCGGGCCAGCTTGGCCCCGAGGTGAAGAAAGAGCGGATGGCCCGCCTCCTCGCCCTCGCCGAGGAACTCTCCCTCGCCTTCCGCCGGGCCCACGCCGGCACCGTCCGGCCGGTCCTCTGGGAAGAGGAGAAAGCCGGCTGCTGGTTCGGCCACACCGACAACTACATCCCGGTCTATGCCGTTGCCCCCGGCCAGGACCTCCGCAACCGCGTGACGCCCGTTCACCTGGGTGAGGTGTACCATGACGGCGTCCGGGGAACCCTCCCCACGGAGGCACCGTGAACGCCCTGCGCCGCATCCTCCTCGCCCTCTACAGCATCCTCCTCCTCGCCGCCTGCGGCGGGCTCTTCGCCCTCGCCTGGAACCAGGACAAGAAGCTCGATATCCAGGTCCGTAGCTTCAACCTCCAGGCCTTCGTCGTTTCGAGCGATACCGCCCGCGCCCTCTTCGCCCTCGTCCTCGCCGCCGTCGCGCTCCTCGCCTTCCTCTCCCTCCTGGCCGCCGTCTGGCGCAGCGGCCCGGCCCGCTCGCGCGGCGTCCTCAGCCTTCGCCAGGAAGATGGCGGCATCGTCGAGGTCTCCGCCCAGACCCTCGAAGCACTCCTCCGCGATGCCCTCCAGGCCCTGCCCGAAGTCCGCCGCGCCGAACCGCGCGTCGATGTCCGCGCCGGCGCGGTCGACTGCCGCATCGACGCCACCATCGAAGGCAGCGTCAGCATCGCCGCCGCCACGAAGCTCATGGTCGATACCGTCCACGCCGTCCTCCGCGAGCAGGTCGGCGTCACGAACGTCCGGCGCCCGGCGATCCGCATCACCTACGACGAGCTGGCGGCGCGCCCGGCCGGGTCCGCACCGCAGCGTTCGGCCTACCCGCCTGCCCCGCCGCCGCCCGGCCCCGCCGCCCCGCCGGCCCCCATCTTCCCGGCCGCCCGCCGCGCCGACCAGCCCGACCAGCCCCCGTCCGGAGGCCCCGGCAATGACTGACCAGCGCGCGCCCCTGCCCCCGTCGGCCAATGAACTGCCGTGGGTGCTTGAGGCCCTCCTCTTCGTCGCTGATGAGCCGCAGCCCCTCGGCGCGCTCGCCCGCGCCGCTGGCGTCAGCGAGGCCGCCGCCCGCCGCGCCCTCGCCCAGCTCGCCGCCGACTACGAGGCCCGCGGCCTCCGCCTCATCGAAGACGGCCAGAAGTACCAGCTCGGCGCGGCCCCGGAATACGCCCCCTACATCGAGCAGCTCCTCGGCGGCGGACCCGGGCAGCGCCTCAGCCGCGCCGCCCTCGAAACGCTCACCATCATCGCCTACCGCCAGCCCTGCACCCGCGCCGAGATCGAAGCAATCCGCGGCGTCAACAGCGACCGCCACGTCGCCATCCTCGAGCAGCGCGGCCTCATCGAGCAGGCCGGCGTCGGCGACGGCCCTGGCCGCCCGAAGCTCTACCGCACCACCATCCGCTTCCTCGAGCACTTCGGCATCAGCAGCCCGAAGGAGCTTCCCCCGCTCCCCGAAGCCCCCGAGGACGAGGTCGTGCAGGCCGAAATCTAACCCGCCGGCCCGGCCGGCATGGTACGGTAGAACGAGCACAGCATCGCTGCCCGGCCCCGCAGGGCAGCAGCGGGCGCCCCCCCCCCGCGAAAGGTCCCTCCTCTGCACCTCTATCTCGGCAACCTCAGCTACCTCACGACTGCCGAGGAGCTCGCCGCCCTCCTCGCCCCCTTCGGCCCCTTCGCGGCGCCGCAGCTCGTCCTCGACCCTGCCACCGGCCTCTCCCGCGGCTACGCCCTCGTCGAATTCGATGACCCGGCCGCCGCCGCGGCCGCCGCCGCAGCCCTCAACGGCAGCTTCCTCCACGGGCGGGTGCTCATCGTCCGCCCGGCCCACGCCGGCGAGTAGCCCACGGCCTCGCACCCGGCACCCCCGAAGCCTGCTACCCTCTCCCTGTGGAACTCCGCGTCGCCCACCTCTACCCCGAGGTGATGAACCTCTACGGAGACCGCGGCAACGCCATCGCCCTCCGCGCCCGCTGCCAGCGGCGCGGCATCGCCTGCACCATCCTCCCCGTCAACATCGGCGACCCCCTCGACCCCGGCGAGGTCGACATCGTCCTCGTCGGCGGCGGGCAGGACCGCGAGCAGCGGCGCATCGCCCCCGACCTCCTCCGGCGCGGCCCCGCCCTCCGCGACGCGGTCGATGCAGGCCTGCCCGTGCTCGCCGTCTGCGGCGGCTACCAGCTCTTCGGCCATCGCTACGTCGACCACGACGGCAGCGTCATCCCCGGCATCGGCGTCTTCGACGCGGAGACGCGCCACCCCGGCCCCGTCGCCGACCGCTGCATCGGCGACATCGTCGTCGAAACCCCCTTCGGCGAGGTGGTCGGCTTCGAAAACCACGGCGGCCGCACCTACCTTGCCCCCGGGCAGGAGCCGCTCGGCACCGTCCGCCTCGGCCGCGGCAACAACGCCGAAGACCGCACCGAAGGCGCCCGCCGGAAGAACGCCATCGGCACCTACCTCCACGGCAGTGTCCTGCCGAAAAACCCCGCCCTCGCCGACGCGCTCATCCTCGCCGCCCTCCGCCGCCGGTACGGCCCGTCGGTCGAGCTCCCCCCGCTCGACGATGCCCCCGAACGCCGCGCCCACGAAGCCGCCCTCCGCACCGCCCTCGCCCGCGCCCGCAGTCCGGTCTGAACCTCTGCTTTCCCGCCCGGCGCCGCCGCCCAACCCGGAACTATCGCGTCCGGCCCCGCGGCGCTACCCTTTCCCCCAGCTATGGGCGCCATCTCCACCCTCTTCCTCGCCATCACCATCGATATCAACCCGGTCATGGCCAAATTCGGGCCCTTCACCCTCACCTGGCACGGGCTCTTCACCGCCGTCGGCATCCTCGCCGGCGTCACCCTCTCCGTCTGGCTGGCGAAGCGCGACGGCATCCCCGTCGAAGTCGCCCAGGAGATCGCCCTCGTCGGCGTCCCCTGCGCCATCGTCGGCGCCCGCCTCTTCTACGTCATCGAACACTGGGACCGCTTCCAGCACGACCTCCCGGGCATCGTCTTCGGCATCACCGAAGGCGGCATCACCCTCTACGGCGGCCTCCTCGGCGGCGTCCTCGGCGGCCTCATTTACGCCATCTGGCACAAATGGCCGATCGGCATCGGCCTCGATGCCGCCGCCCCCGGCATGATCCTCGGCCAGGGCATCGGCCGCATCGGCGACCTCATCAACGGCGAGCACATCGCCAAGCGCACCGACCTCCCCTGGGGCGTCAAGTACCTCCACCCCGACAGCCCCCAGTACCAGTACAACCTCCTCCACCAGGACCCGAACAACCCGCTCCGCCCGCTCGATACCTACGCCGTCCACCCCGTCGCCGGCGGCTACGAGCTCCTCGGCGACTTCATCATCCTCGGCATCCTCCTCTTCGTCTGCTACCGCGTCATCAAGGTGCCGGGCTGGGTCTTCTGCTCCTACGTCGCCATGTACGGCATCATGCGCTTCTTCCTCTCCTACTTCCGCATCGATGAGCAGACCTTCGCCGGCATCCCCGTGCCCCAGCTGACCGCGGCCATCACCCTCGGGATCGCAGTGATCGCCGCTGGCATCCTGTACAAGAAGCCCGGCCCCATCACCCCCGAGTACGCGCTCCGCGTCTGGGGCCGCCTCCCCGACGACATCGCCCCGCCCCAGGGCGGCGCCGCCGAAGCCGAGCCCTCCCGCGCCTGAGATGCCCGGCCTCCTCGCCGTCACGCTCTACCGGGCCCCGGGCTGCGGCCTCTGCGACCGCGCCGAAGCGATCCTTGCCCGCCTCGCCCGCGAGCTCCCCATCGCCGTCACCGCCGTCGACATCTCCAGCGACCCTGCCCTCGAAGCCCGGTACTTCCTCGAGATACCCGTCATCGAAGCCGACGGCCGCATCATCGCCCGGGCGCCCATCGCCGAGGCGGCCCTCCGCGCCGAACTCGAAGCCCTCCTCGAGTCCCCGGCCCGCTGAGAACCGGCCGCCAGCTGACCCGTTCGACACCCCGCCCCCGCCCTGCCACCATGGAGCCACCATCCCCGGGGGTGCACCCATGGCCGGCAACGTCCAGGACCAGTTCGGGCCTGCCGCACACGCCTACGCCGCCTTCTCCTACCACGCCGCGGGCCCCGACCTCCCCGTCATCGTCGAGGCCGCCGCTCTCACCGGCGCCGAGACCGTGCTCGACCTCGGCACCGGCGCCGGCCACACCGCCATGGCCTGCGCCCGCCACGCCGCGGCCGTCGTCGCCCTCGATATCACCCCTGAGATGCTCGCCGCCGCCGCTGAACTCGCCGCCAGCCGCCGCATCGACAATATCACCTTCGAACTCGGCGATGCCGCCCGCCTCCCCTTCCCCGATGCCGCTTTCGACGTCGTGACCTGCCGCGTGGCTGCCCACCACTTCCCCGACCTCCCCCGCGTCATCCGCGAGACGTGGCGCGTGCTCCGCCCCGGCGGCCGGTTCATCATCGCCGATACCATCGCCCCCGAAGACGCCGCCGCCGATACCTTCCTCAACACGATCGAGTTCCTCCGCGACCCCTCCCACGTGCGCGACTGCCGCGGCTCCGAGTGGCTCCGCCTGCTCCGCGCCGCCGGCTTCGAAGCCCAGATGGTCTTCCGCATGGTCCTCGCCCTCGACGGCGCCGACTGGGTCGCACGCCAGCGCACCCCGGCCGAGAAAGTCGGCGTGATCCGGCGCCTCCTCGACGAGGCGCCGCCCGCCATCCGCGCCCAGTTCGAAATCCGCGACGACCCGTGGGGCTTCTCCCAGCCCATCGCCGTCATCCGCGCCGTCCGCCCCGCCTGAGCCCTACCGCCCCGCCCGGTCCTCCAGCCGCAGGCGCAGCACCTCGCGGGGAGCCCCGCCGAGCCGCCGCTTGTACTCCTCGCTCCCCCGCAGGAAGTCAAACCGCCGCAGCCCCCGCTCCAGCGCGTCGCGCAGCGTCCACGCCTTGCTCACCAGCCCCGCCGCCAGCGGCGCAAACGCCGGGTCGTAGCCGCTGTTGTAGAGGTACGCCGTCTGCCCGTCCTCGAACGCCAGCGTGACCGCCGCCGGCCGGCCGTCCAGCCGTGTCACGCCCAGCGACAGCATCCCCCGCCCGCCGAACTCCGCCGCCAGCGCGCCGAAGAACGCCTCCATCTCCGCCGTCAGGAACGCCGCCTTGTCCTCCCGGCTCGCCCGCATCAGCGCAAACAGGAGCGGCAGCGCCTCCGCGGCATCGGCCCCCGTGAGCCGCGCAAAGCCGGCCTCGCCCGCCGCCGCGAAGTTCCGCAGCTTCCGCCGCAGCTCGTGCCGGTCGTGCTTCCCCAGCCCCGCAAGGTACGTATCGAACGTTCCCGGCAGGTCGACCCCCGGGCAGACCGCCTCCGGCTCGGCCGCGAACGTCCACCCGTACTGCTCGGCTGCCCGCGCGAACGCCGCCGGCCACGGCCCGTCGGCCGCGATGCCCCACAGCTCGAGCCGTCCCGTGAAGTCCTCCCGGAGCCACTCGAGGATGCCGGCCGCCACCGCCTCCGCCTCGCCCGGCAGCGCGAGCGGCCCCCCGTAGTCGCGCACCTCCGGGTCGCCCAGCTCCCGCGCGCCCGCCGGCGAAAGGTCGAGCGCCGCCGCCCCGATGAGCCGCTCCTCGCGCCGGATCGAGAGAAACACCGCCTCGCCCGCCGGCCGGAAGACGCGCAGCCACGCCCGGTGCCAGCCCGGCAGGTGGAACGGTGTCGCCCCCGGCGCGTCCCGCGCCAGCGCCTCCCACTCCGGCGCCAGCGCCTCGAACTCCTCCGCCGTAATCAGCGGCAGCGGCGCGGGCCCTGCAGCCTCCGGCTCGTCCATCCTCGCTACCCGCGCAGCCCGGAGGCGCCCGGCCGCGGCCGCTCCTCCCACAGCCCGCACGTCGTCTCGGTCTCATCGAGGAACGGCCCCACGCACTCCCTGCCGTCCCGGACGATGTGCCGGCAGATATTGATCAGCCCCTGCCCCCGGCGGTGGTCCCCCATCGTCATCTGCAGGTAGAGGCAGCGGGCAGCAAGCCGCAGCGGTTCACCGTGTTCAATCATCGCCGACAACTGTACCGCCCCGGCCCGCCGTGCGCCCCCTTGGCGCGCGCGCTCCGCCGCGCTACCCTCCCGCCCATGCCGCTCCCGGCCGGGTCGCCCGGCGCCGCTGCCGTCTACGAAACCGACGTCCTCGTCGTCGGCGGCGGCATCGCCGGCCTTTCCGCCGCCCTCGAAGCCCGCCAGCATGGCGCCGCGGTCATCCTCATCGAAAAAGCCCCGCGCGAACATCGCGGCGGCAATACCCGCTTCGCCGATGCCCAGATGCGCTTCCCCCACGAAGCCGACGCCTACGGCCCGCGCGACTACACGGCCGACGACATGTTCGACGACCTGCTCCGCATCTCCCGCGGCCGCGCCAACCCGGCCCTCATCCGCACCCTCTGCGACAACGCCCGCGCCGCCGCCGAGTGGCTCACCGCCCTCGGCCTCGAATGGGAGGCCGGCTACCCCCATACCGCCGGCTACCGCCGCAGCCCCAGGGCTGGCGGGCAGGGCCTCGTCGACCTCCTCTACCGCCGCCTCGAAGGCCTCGGCGGCATCGTCAGCTATGAAACCGCCGCCGTCGACCTCCTCCTCGCGCCCGGCGGCGGCATCGCCGGCGTTCGCGCCCGCGGCCCCGAAGGCCTCATCGACCTCCACGCCCGCGGCGGCACCATCCTCGCCTGCGGCGGCTTCCAGGCCAACGTCGAGATGCGCGTCCGCTACCTCGGCCGCTTCGCCGATGCCCTCATCCTCCGCGGCAGCCGCTACAACACCGGCGAAGGGCTGATGATGGCCATCGCCGCCGGCGCCCAGCCCGCCGGCCAGTGGGGCGATTACCATTCCGCCGTCCTCGATGCCCGCTCCCCCCGCATCGAATGCGGCGTCACCGCCCTCTACAACTACCAGATGGGCATCTTCGTCAACCGCGAGGGCCGCCGCTTCCTCGACGAAGGCGAAGACTTCCGCGACCACACCTACGTCAAATTCTCCAAGCACATCGTCGAACAGGCCGGCGGCCAAGCCTGGTGCATTTTCGACCAGAAGGCCTTCCAGCGGGAGGAGTTCGCCCGCGCCTGGCGCCCCGTCGGCCCGCCGCTCCAGTCCGACACCCTCGAAGGCCTCGCCCGGCAGATGGACGTCCCGGCCGAGACCTTCCTCGAAACCGTCGCCGCCTTCAACGCCGCCGTCCAGCCCGGTGAGTACGACCTCGACCGCCTCGACGGCAAACGCACCCTCGGCATCCACCCGCCGAAGAGCAACTGGGCCCTCCCTATCGACGCGCCGCCCTACCTCGCCATCCCCGTCACTGGCGGCATCACCTTCACCTTCGGCGGCCTCAAGTGCGATACCTCCGCCCGCGTCATCGACACCCGCGGCCAGCCCCTGCCCGGCCTTTACGCCGCCGGCGAACCGATGGGCGAGTTCTTCTACGACAACTACCCCGGCGCCACCTCCGTCATCCGCGGCTGCGTCTTCGGCCGGATCGCCGGCGCGCACGCCGCTGGCCGCGCCCGCGGCGCCTGACCCCGCCCTGTTCGCGGCCCATCCTCCCGCCGATATTCCAGGCATGAGGCACGTCTGGAACTGGGCCGTCTGCGCCCCGGCGCTTCTCCTCGCCGCCGCCTGCATCGCTGCCGGCTGGCGTGAGGTCCTCGAGCCGCCCCTCGCCTGGACCGGCGCCGCCTTCTTCGCCGTCATCGCCGAAGTCGCCTCCCGCCTCGCCCGCCGGGCCAGGCGCCGCGCAGAGAAGAAGCAGGCCGCCATTGAGGCCCTCGCCGCCACCGCACTCCTCCGCGAACAGCTCCGCTCCGTCCAGCACCGCCGCGCCGCCTGACTTTCCCGCCGGGCCGCGCCCGGCTACGCTACGCCGCAATGGGCGCCCCGGGCTGGACCTTCCTCACCAACCACGGCCACGTGCTCCTCTGCATCGCCAACGACCCCGGCATCCGCCTCCGCGATATCGCCGAGCGCGTCGGGATCACCGAGCGGGCCGCCCAGCGCATCGTCGCCGACCTCATCGAAGCCGGCTACATCACCCGCAGGCGCGTCGGCCGCCGCAACATCTACCAGGTCCACCCCGAGATGCCGCTCCGCCACCCGGTCGAGCAGGCGCACCCCGTCGGCGAGCTCTTCCGTCTCATCGAGCCGCTGACCGGCCGCTCCGAGACAGCCAGCTGAGCCGGCCGTTCACTCGCCCCGCTTCAGCTCCGCCAGGCGCGCTCGATCGTCCCCCCGCCGAGCACCTCGTCGCCGCGGTAGAACGCGATCGCCTGCCCCGGCGTGAGCGCCCGCTGCCGCCGCTCGAACCGCACCACCGCCCGGCCCGGGCCCGCCTCCACCAGCTCCGCCGGCGCAGGCTCCGCCCGGTAGCGCGCCTTCGCCTCCAGCCGCTCGCCCGGGGCCGGCGCCTCCCCCGCTACCCACGTCACCTCCGCTGCCTCGGCCATATCAGCGAAGAGCGCCTCCTCCGGACCGATCACGACAACGTTCCGCTCGGCGTCGATCCCCGTCACATACCGCGGCTCCCCGGCCGCCACGCCCAGCCCCCGCCGCTGCCCGATCGTGTAGGCCGCAATCCCCCGGTGCCGCCCGATGACCGCGCCGCTCTCGTCGAGCAGTTCGCCCGGCTCCTGCTGCACCCGCGCCTCCACGAACGCCCGGTAGTCGTTCCCCGGCACGAAGCAGATCTCCACGCTGTCCGGCTTCGCGGCCACATCCAGCCCGAGCCGGGCCGCGTGCGCCCGTACCTCCGCCTTCGTCAGCCCGCCGACCGGCAGCAGCAGCCGCCGCAGCTGCTCCTGCCCCAGCATGTACAGCACGTACGACTGGTCCTTCGCCGGGTCGATGCCCCGCAGCAGCCGGTACCGCCCGTTCGCCGCATCGAAGACCACCCGCGCGTAGTGCCCGGTCGCCACGAATTCGGCGTCCAGCGCCGGGAGCCGCTCCAGCAGCGCCCGGTACTTGATGTGCTCATTGCAGCGCACGCACGGGTTCGGCGTCCGCCCCTGCGCATACTCCCGCACGAACCGGTCCACCACGTGCTCCCGGAACTCCCGCTCGAAGTTCATCACGTAGTGGCGGATTCCCAGCTGCCCGGCCACCCGCCGCGCA
It encodes:
- the tcuA gene encoding FAD-dependent tricarballylate dehydrogenase TcuA, with translation MPLPAGSPGAAAVYETDVLVVGGGIAGLSAALEARQHGAAVILIEKAPREHRGGNTRFADAQMRFPHEADAYGPRDYTADDMFDDLLRISRGRANPALIRTLCDNARAAAEWLTALGLEWEAGYPHTAGYRRSPRAGGQGLVDLLYRRLEGLGGIVSYETAAVDLLLAPGGGIAGVRARGPEGLIDLHARGGTILACGGFQANVEMRVRYLGRFADALILRGSRYNTGEGLMMAIAAGAQPAGQWGDYHSAVLDARSPRIECGVTALYNYQMGIFVNREGRRFLDEGEDFRDHTYVKFSKHIVEQAGGQAWCIFDQKAFQREEFARAWRPVGPPLQSDTLEGLARQMDVPAETFLETVAAFNAAVQPGEYDLDRLDGKRTLGIHPPKSNWALPIDAPPYLAIPVTGGITFTFGGLKCDTSARVIDTRGQPLPGLYAAGEPMGEFFYDNYPGATSVIRGCVFGRIAGAHAAGRARGA
- a CDS encoding helix-turn-helix transcriptional regulator, which translates into the protein MGAPGWTFLTNHGHVLLCIANDPGIRLRDIAERVGITERAAQRIVADLIEAGYITRRRVGRRNIYQVHPEMPLRHPVEQAHPVGELFRLIEPLTGRSETAS
- the mnmA gene encoding tRNA 2-thiouridine(34) synthase MnmA encodes the protein MVSQPMARPRVVVGMSGGVDSSVAAALLAEQGYEVVGVTMRLWTEERPEEYRGHQQCCSIEDIDDARRVAGQLGIRHYVMNFEREFREHVVDRFVREYAQGRTPNPCVRCNEHIKYRALLERLPALDAEFVATGHYARVVFDAANGRYRLLRGIDPAKDQSYVLYMLGQEQLRRLLLPVGGLTKAEVRAHAARLGLDVAAKPDSVEICFVPGNDYRAFVEARVQQEPGELLDESGAVIGRHRGIAAYTIGQRRGLGVAAGEPRYVTGIDAERNVVVIGPEEALFADMAEAAEVTWVAGEAPAPGERLEAKARYRAEPAPAELVEAGPGRAVVRFERRQRALTPGQAIAFYRGDEVLGGGTIERAWRS